A section of the Centropristis striata isolate RG_2023a ecotype Rhode Island chromosome 7, C.striata_1.0, whole genome shotgun sequence genome encodes:
- the atxn2 gene encoding ataxin-2 isoform X10 produces MSMKAGGNRSKPGGGNSAGAAASGAGGSGGGRQNLGRGRHSGKGPAAVIFNGVYANMRMVHVLTSVVGTKCELKVKNGAVYEGVFKTYGPECDLVLDAAHRKSPEPSIAPRKEDIVESIIFKASDVVVVTFKDVDLNFAKKVSSDTDNFTDAAVSGKINGEHKEKDLEPWDGGETHNSDSLESLDTDVSNGWDPNDMFKYNEEKYGVLSTYDSSLSTYTVPLERDNSEEFLKREARAAQLAEEIEASATYKARVALENDERSEEEKYTAVVRGERETHTLTRENKYIPPGQRNREAMSWGPGRQNSPRLAQSSAGPSTPRPGPHDYSPSSGGDQRVVNGGPPRMSPKSQRTPRAHRVPPCRTTGVPPGVDLISHNAPGEVPVTPPTRSSSSGGTWSSVVSGAHRPRSPRQNSMGGASSGSSSLPAPQTGAAPVETVATATSASSPTAASPAPNMVSSSGDAKECRVQETRQTSPTANKENIKPLESSPSITRPVCKGPPSIAPDHRKQIDNLKKFSVDFRLQSSSNPDPAFDQMMTKPPRDPADKPKDLPLDKAATVGREGADDDVVVIAAGTPGGAPAPSTTTTNSSKPGSPAALSPSPSAPDQKRAGLDVTSQGVQTTATSTFSGPKHEEKEEKKEAVQDQVRKSTLNPNANEFKPRFNTQPKPANTPTPPRPQGQPSPSIVVQQPQTVYGQTVCFPQMYPLTPVSPGVQKSIIWKSPAMYQVQMPHMTVSQSKPYRPGKVPNMPQQRSDQHHPQGTPTMMHPATAAGPPIVAQSPAYSAQYFTCSPQQFTSQPLVQQMTHYQSQAQHVFSPVMQGSARMMAPPTHGQPTLVSSSTTQYPEQTHTMYASCLTVSPGPMPQQYPHPNATLHPHPQHPQPSATPTGQGQQGGPPQHGGPPNHPAASPVQHSQHQQAAAAAAAAQALHLANQPPQQQMYSALAPTPPSMTPGPNPQSPQASFPSAQQTVYIHPQQVQHGYNHNHMAHVQQAHMQSGIVQSHHPAQTHPTMMLMATQGPPGGPQPPMPQTALNPIPVSSTTHFSYLAHPQVQAHHQQQL; encoded by the exons ATGTCAATGAAGGCCGGTGGAAATCGCAGCAAGCCCGGCGGTGGCAACAGCGCTGGTGCCGCCGCCTCCGGTGCCGGAGGAAGCGGCGGGGGGAGACAGAATCTGGGCAG gggAAGACACAGTGGTAAAGGTCCTGCAGCA gtCATTTTCAATGGTGTATATGCAAATATGAGGATGGTCCATGTCTTGACTTCAGTGGTG GGGACCAAGTGTgaactgaaagtgaaaaatgGAGCCGTGTATGAAGGAGTATTTAAGACATACGGTCCAGAG TGTGACCTGGTGTTGGATGCAGCCCATAGAAAGAGCCCAGAGCCGAGCATAGCTCCCAGGAAAGAGGATATTGTGGAGAGCATCATTTTCAAGGCCTCAGATGTCGTAGTGGTGACCTTCAAAGATGTGGATCTGAATTTCGCCAAGAAAG TCTCCTCTGACACAG ACAACTTCACAGATGCAGCAGTGAGCGGTAAGATCAATGGCGAGCATAAAGAGAAAGATCTAGAGCCCTGGGATGGAGGAGAGACCCACAACTCTGACAGCCTCGAGTCTTTGGATACAGATGTG TCAAATGGGTGGGACCCCAATGACATGTTCAAGTACAACGAGGAGAAATATGGAGTCTTGTCTACATATGACAGCAGCCTGTCCACATATAC GGTCCCCCTGGAGCGGGACAACTCGGAAGAGTTCCTCAAGAGGGAGGCGCGTGCCGCCCAGCTGGCAGAGGAGATAGAGGCCAGTGCCACATACAAGGCCCGTGTGGCCCTGGAGAATGATGAACGCTCTGAGGAGGAGAAATACACTGCTGTTGTGCGAGGGGAAAGGGAGACTCACACACTGACCAG AGAGAACAAGTACATTCCTCCAGGTCAGAGGAACAGAGAGGCCATGTCCTGGGGACCGGGACGTCAGAATTCACCTCGTCTGGCTCAGAGCTCAGCTGGACCCTCAACTCCTCGACCAGGACCTCACGACTACAGTCCCAGCTCCGGAGGCGACCAGAGAGTAGTTAACGGAG GCCCACCCAGGATGTCTCCTAAATCACAGCGGACGCCCCGTGCCCACAGAGTGCCACCCTGCCGGACCACTGGAGTCCCTCCAGGAGTGGATTTAATTTCCCACAATGCCCCTGGAGAGGTCCCAGTGACTCCGCCAACCAGGAGCAGCTCCTCTGGAGGGACATGGTCCTCGGTGGTTAGTGGAG CACACCGACCTCGCTCCCCCAGACAGAATAGTATGGGTGGAGCATCTTctggctcctcctccctcccagcACCACAGACAGGAGCCGCTCCTGTAGAAACTGTTGCTACAGCAACATCGGCTTCCTCCCCTACTGCTGCTAGCCCCGCCCCCAACATGGTCTCCTCTTCAGGAGATG CAAAAGAGTGTCGTGTCCAGGAGACAAGACAGACTTCCCCCACGGCGAATAAGGAAAACATCAAGCCCTTGGAAAGCTCACCTAGTATCACCAGACCAGTCTGTAAAG GACCCCCTTCTATTGCACCAGATCACAGAAAACAAATAGataatttaaagaaatttaGTGTCGATTTTAGG TTGCAATCTAGTTCAAACCCAGATCCTGCCTTTGACCAGATGATGACCAAGCCCCCCAGAGATCCAGCAGACAAGCCGAAAGACCTTCCACTGGACAAAGCCGCCACAGTAGGGCGGGAGGGCGCTGACGATGACGTTGTAGTGATTGCTGCTGGCACCCCTGGTGGTGCCCCTGCTccatccaccaccaccacaaacAGCAGTAAGCCCGGCAGCCCTGCTGCACTGTCCCCGTCTCCCTCAGCCCCCGACCAGAAGAGGGCGGGGCTGGATGTGACATCACAGGGAGTTCAGACGACAGCCACGTCCACGTTCAGTGGACCCAAGcatgaagagaaggaggagaaaaaggaggcAGTACAAGA TCAAGTGAGGAAATCAACTCTGAACCCAAATGCCAATGAGTTCAAACCCAGGTTCAATACACAG CCCAAACCAGCCAACACCCCGACGCCTCCCCGGCCTCAGGGCCAGCCCAGCCCCTCCATCGTGGTCCAGCAGCCCCAGACTGTCTACGGCCAGACAGTCTGCTTCCCCCAGATGTATCCCCTCACACCAGTCAGCCCTGGAGTGCAG AAAAGCATAATATGGAAG TCTCCAGCTATGTACCAGGTTCAGATGCCTCATATGACAGTCAGCCAGTCTAAACCCTACAGACCAGGTAAAG TACCCAACATGCCCCAGCAGAGGTCAGACCAGCACCACCCGCAAGGCACGCCCACCATGATGCACCCAGCCACGGCAGCAGGACCCCCTATTGTAGCACAGAGCCCCGCCTACTCTGCCCAGTACTTCACCTGCAGCCCGCAGCAGTTCACCAGTCAGCCACTGGTCCAGCAGATGACGCATTACCAATCACAG GCGCAACATGTCTTCAGTCCAGTGATGCAGGGGAGTGCCAGGATGATGGCGCCTCCCACACATGGCCAACCCACCCTCGTCTCTTCCTCAACTACACAGTACCCAGAGCAGACACACACCATGTATG CCTCCTGTCTCACAGTGTCTCCAGGGCCAATGCCTCAGCAGTACCCCCACCCCAATGCCACCTTGCACCCTCACCCACAGCACCCACAGCCCTCAGCAACGCCTACAGGCCAAGGCCAGCAGGGTGGCCCCCCGCAACATGGAGGTCCTCCTAACCACCCAGCTGCCAGCCCAGTCCAGCACTCACAGCAccagcaggcagcagcag cggcagcagcagcgcaGGCCCTCCACCTGGCCAACCAGCCCCCGCAGCAGCAGATGTATTCTGCCCTGGCCCCCACTCCCCCCTCCATGACCCCAGGGCCCAACCCTCAGTCTCCCCAGGCATCGTTCCCCTCCGCCCAGCAGACGGTCTATATCCACCCACAGCAGGTGCAGCACGGCTACAACCACAACCACATGGCACACGTGCAGCAG GCCCATATGCAGTCTGGTATCGTGCAGTCTCACCACCCGGCGCAGACCCACCCCACAATGATGCTGATGGCTACCCAGGGTCCTCCTGGGGGACCGCAGCCACCCATGCCCCAGACTGCCCTCAACCCCATACCCGTTTCCTCCACCACACATTTCTCCTACCTGGCACATCCACAAG TGCAAGCtcatcatcagcagcagctgtaG
- the atxn2 gene encoding ataxin-2 isoform X2, which translates to MSMKAGGNRSKPGGGNSAGAAASGAGGSGGGRQNLGRGRHSGKGPAAVIFNGVYANMRMVHVLTSVVGTKCELKVKNGAVYEGVFKTYGPECDLVLDAAHRKSPEPSIAPRKEDIVESIIFKASDVVVVTFKDVDLNFAKKVSSDTDNFTDAAVSGKINGEHKEKDLEPWDGGETHNSDSLESLDTDVSNGWDPNDMFKYNEEKYGVLSTYDSSLSTYTVPLERDNSEEFLKREARAAQLAEEIEASATYKARVALENDERSEEEKYTAVVRGERETHTLTRENKYIPPGQRNREAMSWGPGRQNSPRLAQSSAGPSTPRPGPHDYSPSSGGDQRVVNGGSSHWPSPCPSPSSRPPSRYQSGSSSLPPRATTPTRPPSRPPSRPSRPPSHSSHPSYPSSSSSFSHHGPTSQASTLPKRMSSEGPPRMSPKSQRTPRAHRVPPCRTTGVPPGVDLISHNAPGEVPVTPPTRSSSSGGTWSSVVSGAHRPRSPRQNSMGGASSGSSSLPAPQTGAAPVETVATATSASSPTAASPAPNMVSSSGDAKECRVQETRQTSPTANKENIKPLESSPSITRPVCKGPPSIAPDHRKQIDNLKKFSVDFRLQSSSNPDPAFDQMMTKPPRDPADKPKDLPLDKAATVGREGADDDVVVIAAGTPGGAPAPSTTTTNSSKPGSPAALSPSPSAPDQKRAGLDVTSQGVQTTATSTFSGPKHEEKEEKKEAVQDQVRKSTLNPNANEFKPRFNTQPKPANTPTPPRPQGQPSPSIVVQQPQTVYGQTVCFPQMYPLTPVSPGVQKSIIWKSPAMYQVQMPHMTVSQSKPYRPVPNMPQQRSDQHHPQGTPTMMHPATAAGPPIVAQSPAYSAQYFTCSPQQFTSQPLVQQMTHYQSQAQHVFSPVMQGSARMMAPPTHGQPTLVSSSTTQYPEQTHTMYASCLTVSPGPMPQQYPHPNATLHPHPQHPQPSATPTGQGQQGGPPQHGGPPNHPAASPVQHSQHQQAAAAAAAAQALHLANQPPQQQMYSALAPTPPSMTPGPNPQSPQASFPSAQQTVYIHPQQVQHGYNHNHMAHVQQAHMQSGIVQSHHPAQTHPTMMLMATQGPPGGPQPPMPQTALNPIPVSSTTHFSYLAHPQVQAHHQQQL; encoded by the exons ATGTCAATGAAGGCCGGTGGAAATCGCAGCAAGCCCGGCGGTGGCAACAGCGCTGGTGCCGCCGCCTCCGGTGCCGGAGGAAGCGGCGGGGGGAGACAGAATCTGGGCAG gggAAGACACAGTGGTAAAGGTCCTGCAGCA gtCATTTTCAATGGTGTATATGCAAATATGAGGATGGTCCATGTCTTGACTTCAGTGGTG GGGACCAAGTGTgaactgaaagtgaaaaatgGAGCCGTGTATGAAGGAGTATTTAAGACATACGGTCCAGAG TGTGACCTGGTGTTGGATGCAGCCCATAGAAAGAGCCCAGAGCCGAGCATAGCTCCCAGGAAAGAGGATATTGTGGAGAGCATCATTTTCAAGGCCTCAGATGTCGTAGTGGTGACCTTCAAAGATGTGGATCTGAATTTCGCCAAGAAAG TCTCCTCTGACACAG ACAACTTCACAGATGCAGCAGTGAGCGGTAAGATCAATGGCGAGCATAAAGAGAAAGATCTAGAGCCCTGGGATGGAGGAGAGACCCACAACTCTGACAGCCTCGAGTCTTTGGATACAGATGTG TCAAATGGGTGGGACCCCAATGACATGTTCAAGTACAACGAGGAGAAATATGGAGTCTTGTCTACATATGACAGCAGCCTGTCCACATATAC GGTCCCCCTGGAGCGGGACAACTCGGAAGAGTTCCTCAAGAGGGAGGCGCGTGCCGCCCAGCTGGCAGAGGAGATAGAGGCCAGTGCCACATACAAGGCCCGTGTGGCCCTGGAGAATGATGAACGCTCTGAGGAGGAGAAATACACTGCTGTTGTGCGAGGGGAAAGGGAGACTCACACACTGACCAG AGAGAACAAGTACATTCCTCCAGGTCAGAGGAACAGAGAGGCCATGTCCTGGGGACCGGGACGTCAGAATTCACCTCGTCTGGCTCAGAGCTCAGCTGGACCCTCAACTCCTCGACCAGGACCTCACGACTACAGTCCCAGCTCCGGAGGCGACCAGAGAGTAGTTAACGGAG GTTCATCCCATTGGCCCTCACCCTGTCCATCTCCTTCCTCCCGTCCCCCCTCTCGTTACCAGTCtggctcctcctctctgcctcctcGGGCGACCACGCCCACCAGGCCACCCTCCAGACCCCCCTCTCGACCTTCCAGGCCTCCCTCTCATTCATCCCACCCCTCCTatccctcctcctcatcctccttttCTCACCATGGGCCCACGTCGCAAGCCTCCACTCTGCCTAAACGCATGTCTTCAGAAG GCCCACCCAGGATGTCTCCTAAATCACAGCGGACGCCCCGTGCCCACAGAGTGCCACCCTGCCGGACCACTGGAGTCCCTCCAGGAGTGGATTTAATTTCCCACAATGCCCCTGGAGAGGTCCCAGTGACTCCGCCAACCAGGAGCAGCTCCTCTGGAGGGACATGGTCCTCGGTGGTTAGTGGAG CACACCGACCTCGCTCCCCCAGACAGAATAGTATGGGTGGAGCATCTTctggctcctcctccctcccagcACCACAGACAGGAGCCGCTCCTGTAGAAACTGTTGCTACAGCAACATCGGCTTCCTCCCCTACTGCTGCTAGCCCCGCCCCCAACATGGTCTCCTCTTCAGGAGATG CAAAAGAGTGTCGTGTCCAGGAGACAAGACAGACTTCCCCCACGGCGAATAAGGAAAACATCAAGCCCTTGGAAAGCTCACCTAGTATCACCAGACCAGTCTGTAAAG GACCCCCTTCTATTGCACCAGATCACAGAAAACAAATAGataatttaaagaaatttaGTGTCGATTTTAGG TTGCAATCTAGTTCAAACCCAGATCCTGCCTTTGACCAGATGATGACCAAGCCCCCCAGAGATCCAGCAGACAAGCCGAAAGACCTTCCACTGGACAAAGCCGCCACAGTAGGGCGGGAGGGCGCTGACGATGACGTTGTAGTGATTGCTGCTGGCACCCCTGGTGGTGCCCCTGCTccatccaccaccaccacaaacAGCAGTAAGCCCGGCAGCCCTGCTGCACTGTCCCCGTCTCCCTCAGCCCCCGACCAGAAGAGGGCGGGGCTGGATGTGACATCACAGGGAGTTCAGACGACAGCCACGTCCACGTTCAGTGGACCCAAGcatgaagagaaggaggagaaaaaggaggcAGTACAAGA TCAAGTGAGGAAATCAACTCTGAACCCAAATGCCAATGAGTTCAAACCCAGGTTCAATACACAG CCCAAACCAGCCAACACCCCGACGCCTCCCCGGCCTCAGGGCCAGCCCAGCCCCTCCATCGTGGTCCAGCAGCCCCAGACTGTCTACGGCCAGACAGTCTGCTTCCCCCAGATGTATCCCCTCACACCAGTCAGCCCTGGAGTGCAG AAAAGCATAATATGGAAG TCTCCAGCTATGTACCAGGTTCAGATGCCTCATATGACAGTCAGCCAGTCTAAACCCTACAGACCAG TACCCAACATGCCCCAGCAGAGGTCAGACCAGCACCACCCGCAAGGCACGCCCACCATGATGCACCCAGCCACGGCAGCAGGACCCCCTATTGTAGCACAGAGCCCCGCCTACTCTGCCCAGTACTTCACCTGCAGCCCGCAGCAGTTCACCAGTCAGCCACTGGTCCAGCAGATGACGCATTACCAATCACAG GCGCAACATGTCTTCAGTCCAGTGATGCAGGGGAGTGCCAGGATGATGGCGCCTCCCACACATGGCCAACCCACCCTCGTCTCTTCCTCAACTACACAGTACCCAGAGCAGACACACACCATGTATG CCTCCTGTCTCACAGTGTCTCCAGGGCCAATGCCTCAGCAGTACCCCCACCCCAATGCCACCTTGCACCCTCACCCACAGCACCCACAGCCCTCAGCAACGCCTACAGGCCAAGGCCAGCAGGGTGGCCCCCCGCAACATGGAGGTCCTCCTAACCACCCAGCTGCCAGCCCAGTCCAGCACTCACAGCAccagcaggcagcagcag cggcagcagcagcgcaGGCCCTCCACCTGGCCAACCAGCCCCCGCAGCAGCAGATGTATTCTGCCCTGGCCCCCACTCCCCCCTCCATGACCCCAGGGCCCAACCCTCAGTCTCCCCAGGCATCGTTCCCCTCCGCCCAGCAGACGGTCTATATCCACCCACAGCAGGTGCAGCACGGCTACAACCACAACCACATGGCACACGTGCAGCAG GCCCATATGCAGTCTGGTATCGTGCAGTCTCACCACCCGGCGCAGACCCACCCCACAATGATGCTGATGGCTACCCAGGGTCCTCCTGGGGGACCGCAGCCACCCATGCCCCAGACTGCCCTCAACCCCATACCCGTTTCCTCCACCACACATTTCTCCTACCTGGCACATCCACAAG TGCAAGCtcatcatcagcagcagctgtaG
- the atxn2 gene encoding ataxin-2 isoform X1 codes for MSMKAGGNRSKPGGGNSAGAAASGAGGSGGGRQNLGRGRHSGKGPAAVIFNGVYANMRMVHVLTSVVGTKCELKVKNGAVYEGVFKTYGPECDLVLDAAHRKSPEPSIAPRKEDIVESIIFKASDVVVVTFKDVDLNFAKKVSSDTDNFTDAAVSGKINGEHKEKDLEPWDGGETHNSDSLESLDTDVSNGWDPNDMFKYNEEKYGVLSTYDSSLSTYTVPLERDNSEEFLKREARAAQLAEEIEASATYKARVALENDERSEEEKYTAVVRGERETHTLTRENKYIPPGQRNREAMSWGPGRQNSPRLAQSSAGPSTPRPGPHDYSPSSGGDQRVVNGGSSHWPSPCPSPSSRPPSRYQSGSSSLPPRATTPTRPPSRPPSRPSRPPSHSSHPSYPSSSSSFSHHGPTSQASTLPKRMSSEGPPRMSPKSQRTPRAHRVPPCRTTGVPPGVDLISHNAPGEVPVTPPTRSSSSGGTWSSVVSGAHRPRSPRQNSMGGASSGSSSLPAPQTGAAPVETVATATSASSPTAASPAPNMVSSSGDAKECRVQETRQTSPTANKENIKPLESSPSITRPVCKGPPSIAPDHRKQIDNLKKFSVDFRLQSSSNPDPAFDQMMTKPPRDPADKPKDLPLDKAATVGREGADDDVVVIAAGTPGGAPAPSTTTTNSSKPGSPAALSPSPSAPDQKRAGLDVTSQGVQTTATSTFSGPKHEEKEEKKEAVQDQVRKSTLNPNANEFKPRFNTQPKPANTPTPPRPQGQPSPSIVVQQPQTVYGQTVCFPQMYPLTPVSPGVQKSIIWKSPAMYQVQMPHMTVSQSKPYRPGKVPNMPQQRSDQHHPQGTPTMMHPATAAGPPIVAQSPAYSAQYFTCSPQQFTSQPLVQQMTHYQSQAQHVFSPVMQGSARMMAPPTHGQPTLVSSSTTQYPEQTHTMYASCLTVSPGPMPQQYPHPNATLHPHPQHPQPSATPTGQGQQGGPPQHGGPPNHPAASPVQHSQHQQAAAAAAAAQALHLANQPPQQQMYSALAPTPPSMTPGPNPQSPQASFPSAQQTVYIHPQQVQHGYNHNHMAHVQQAHMQSGIVQSHHPAQTHPTMMLMATQGPPGGPQPPMPQTALNPIPVSSTTHFSYLAHPQVQAHHQQQL; via the exons ATGTCAATGAAGGCCGGTGGAAATCGCAGCAAGCCCGGCGGTGGCAACAGCGCTGGTGCCGCCGCCTCCGGTGCCGGAGGAAGCGGCGGGGGGAGACAGAATCTGGGCAG gggAAGACACAGTGGTAAAGGTCCTGCAGCA gtCATTTTCAATGGTGTATATGCAAATATGAGGATGGTCCATGTCTTGACTTCAGTGGTG GGGACCAAGTGTgaactgaaagtgaaaaatgGAGCCGTGTATGAAGGAGTATTTAAGACATACGGTCCAGAG TGTGACCTGGTGTTGGATGCAGCCCATAGAAAGAGCCCAGAGCCGAGCATAGCTCCCAGGAAAGAGGATATTGTGGAGAGCATCATTTTCAAGGCCTCAGATGTCGTAGTGGTGACCTTCAAAGATGTGGATCTGAATTTCGCCAAGAAAG TCTCCTCTGACACAG ACAACTTCACAGATGCAGCAGTGAGCGGTAAGATCAATGGCGAGCATAAAGAGAAAGATCTAGAGCCCTGGGATGGAGGAGAGACCCACAACTCTGACAGCCTCGAGTCTTTGGATACAGATGTG TCAAATGGGTGGGACCCCAATGACATGTTCAAGTACAACGAGGAGAAATATGGAGTCTTGTCTACATATGACAGCAGCCTGTCCACATATAC GGTCCCCCTGGAGCGGGACAACTCGGAAGAGTTCCTCAAGAGGGAGGCGCGTGCCGCCCAGCTGGCAGAGGAGATAGAGGCCAGTGCCACATACAAGGCCCGTGTGGCCCTGGAGAATGATGAACGCTCTGAGGAGGAGAAATACACTGCTGTTGTGCGAGGGGAAAGGGAGACTCACACACTGACCAG AGAGAACAAGTACATTCCTCCAGGTCAGAGGAACAGAGAGGCCATGTCCTGGGGACCGGGACGTCAGAATTCACCTCGTCTGGCTCAGAGCTCAGCTGGACCCTCAACTCCTCGACCAGGACCTCACGACTACAGTCCCAGCTCCGGAGGCGACCAGAGAGTAGTTAACGGAG GTTCATCCCATTGGCCCTCACCCTGTCCATCTCCTTCCTCCCGTCCCCCCTCTCGTTACCAGTCtggctcctcctctctgcctcctcGGGCGACCACGCCCACCAGGCCACCCTCCAGACCCCCCTCTCGACCTTCCAGGCCTCCCTCTCATTCATCCCACCCCTCCTatccctcctcctcatcctccttttCTCACCATGGGCCCACGTCGCAAGCCTCCACTCTGCCTAAACGCATGTCTTCAGAAG GCCCACCCAGGATGTCTCCTAAATCACAGCGGACGCCCCGTGCCCACAGAGTGCCACCCTGCCGGACCACTGGAGTCCCTCCAGGAGTGGATTTAATTTCCCACAATGCCCCTGGAGAGGTCCCAGTGACTCCGCCAACCAGGAGCAGCTCCTCTGGAGGGACATGGTCCTCGGTGGTTAGTGGAG CACACCGACCTCGCTCCCCCAGACAGAATAGTATGGGTGGAGCATCTTctggctcctcctccctcccagcACCACAGACAGGAGCCGCTCCTGTAGAAACTGTTGCTACAGCAACATCGGCTTCCTCCCCTACTGCTGCTAGCCCCGCCCCCAACATGGTCTCCTCTTCAGGAGATG CAAAAGAGTGTCGTGTCCAGGAGACAAGACAGACTTCCCCCACGGCGAATAAGGAAAACATCAAGCCCTTGGAAAGCTCACCTAGTATCACCAGACCAGTCTGTAAAG GACCCCCTTCTATTGCACCAGATCACAGAAAACAAATAGataatttaaagaaatttaGTGTCGATTTTAGG TTGCAATCTAGTTCAAACCCAGATCCTGCCTTTGACCAGATGATGACCAAGCCCCCCAGAGATCCAGCAGACAAGCCGAAAGACCTTCCACTGGACAAAGCCGCCACAGTAGGGCGGGAGGGCGCTGACGATGACGTTGTAGTGATTGCTGCTGGCACCCCTGGTGGTGCCCCTGCTccatccaccaccaccacaaacAGCAGTAAGCCCGGCAGCCCTGCTGCACTGTCCCCGTCTCCCTCAGCCCCCGACCAGAAGAGGGCGGGGCTGGATGTGACATCACAGGGAGTTCAGACGACAGCCACGTCCACGTTCAGTGGACCCAAGcatgaagagaaggaggagaaaaaggaggcAGTACAAGA TCAAGTGAGGAAATCAACTCTGAACCCAAATGCCAATGAGTTCAAACCCAGGTTCAATACACAG CCCAAACCAGCCAACACCCCGACGCCTCCCCGGCCTCAGGGCCAGCCCAGCCCCTCCATCGTGGTCCAGCAGCCCCAGACTGTCTACGGCCAGACAGTCTGCTTCCCCCAGATGTATCCCCTCACACCAGTCAGCCCTGGAGTGCAG AAAAGCATAATATGGAAG TCTCCAGCTATGTACCAGGTTCAGATGCCTCATATGACAGTCAGCCAGTCTAAACCCTACAGACCAGGTAAAG TACCCAACATGCCCCAGCAGAGGTCAGACCAGCACCACCCGCAAGGCACGCCCACCATGATGCACCCAGCCACGGCAGCAGGACCCCCTATTGTAGCACAGAGCCCCGCCTACTCTGCCCAGTACTTCACCTGCAGCCCGCAGCAGTTCACCAGTCAGCCACTGGTCCAGCAGATGACGCATTACCAATCACAG GCGCAACATGTCTTCAGTCCAGTGATGCAGGGGAGTGCCAGGATGATGGCGCCTCCCACACATGGCCAACCCACCCTCGTCTCTTCCTCAACTACACAGTACCCAGAGCAGACACACACCATGTATG CCTCCTGTCTCACAGTGTCTCCAGGGCCAATGCCTCAGCAGTACCCCCACCCCAATGCCACCTTGCACCCTCACCCACAGCACCCACAGCCCTCAGCAACGCCTACAGGCCAAGGCCAGCAGGGTGGCCCCCCGCAACATGGAGGTCCTCCTAACCACCCAGCTGCCAGCCCAGTCCAGCACTCACAGCAccagcaggcagcagcag cggcagcagcagcgcaGGCCCTCCACCTGGCCAACCAGCCCCCGCAGCAGCAGATGTATTCTGCCCTGGCCCCCACTCCCCCCTCCATGACCCCAGGGCCCAACCCTCAGTCTCCCCAGGCATCGTTCCCCTCCGCCCAGCAGACGGTCTATATCCACCCACAGCAGGTGCAGCACGGCTACAACCACAACCACATGGCACACGTGCAGCAG GCCCATATGCAGTCTGGTATCGTGCAGTCTCACCACCCGGCGCAGACCCACCCCACAATGATGCTGATGGCTACCCAGGGTCCTCCTGGGGGACCGCAGCCACCCATGCCCCAGACTGCCCTCAACCCCATACCCGTTTCCTCCACCACACATTTCTCCTACCTGGCACATCCACAAG TGCAAGCtcatcatcagcagcagctgtaG